One Deltaproteobacteria bacterium genomic region harbors:
- a CDS encoding type II toxin-antitoxin system HicB family antitoxin: MIELPYSLVIEATEEPDYFGFYSPDLEGFTGIGHSIEDCLYKAKWGMKEHISLLEEQGLPVPPKNPDPKIIIQNEKKMAVA, encoded by the coding sequence ATGATAGAATTGCCATACTCTCTGGTGATTGAAGCCACGGAAGAACCCGATTATTTCGGGTTTTACTCTCCTGACCTGGAAGGGTTTACAGGAATCGGACATTCTATCGAGGATTGTCTGTACAAAGCAAAGTGGGGTATGAAGGAACACATCAGTTTATTGGAGGAGCAAGGACTTCCAGTTCCTCCAAAAAATCCGGATCCGAAAATCATTATTCAGAATGAGAAGAAGATGGCTGTTGCCTGA
- a CDS encoding type II toxin-antitoxin system HicA family toxin: MKFSELVKLLEKNDFRIVKQKGSIRYYAKPDWDRLIRVDYHGTKEVPTGTCHAILKAAGIKRP, encoded by the coding sequence GTGAAGTTCAGTGAATTGGTGAAACTGCTCGAGAAAAATGACTTCAGAATTGTGAAACAGAAGGGTTCAATCAGATATTATGCAAAGCCAGATTGGGATAGGCTGATACGAGTCGACTACCATGGAACAAAAGAAGTCCCGACTGGCACGTGCCATGCTATACTGAAAGCTGCAGGGATCAAAAGGCCCTAG